The nucleotide sequence CACCGAAACGGCTTATCAATTTGCTATGGTCTCCCTAGCAGTCTGTAGTGTGATGCCATCTTGCTGAAACCATGTCTGTGGGGATTTTCTCTCAATGatggaaataaataatctaaatcTAATCTAATAAATTGCTATAAGCAACACCATCTACAGAAATTAGTTGCCCTTGACGGTTTTCAAAGAAATAGGGTCCAATTATTCCCCTGCTTGACAACGCACACTGGGACTAGGACTGTGTAGTGGTTGTTGATATTTTAAGCGGGGGTTTTGTCTTTTAGAGGAccaataacgacaattttgCTAGTTTACACttccattcaaatgaaaatgggcttcatcactccAAAAGATAGTGTCCACTGTGCGAAATCGCTCCAACATTAATCCTTGCATActttgaattttaaatggatGAAATTTAAGATCTTTCTTTAATATTTCGTGCACTATAGTTTTTGGAAGCCCCAAGGCAGCCGCTCTCTTGCGAAAGGACTGACGCGGATTATCGCGCAAACTTGCCACGACGAGTTTAATGTATTCATTCGTTCTTGAAGTCCTGCTGGGTCCCAGTCGTGAGTTGTTTTCTGCTGAACTTGTTGCTCGGAGCCTTTGCACCGATGATCGAATCAAATCTTCACTCATATAACCGTCGATTATTGTAACCAAACCTTTGCTTTGAAATTCGAAATTGAAATCCTAATTTTGACAAGGGACACCCGTTAGATGTTAAAACTATTTCCTTTGATGTATTTGATCACCGTAAAAGATGATGAGTTACCTATCAAAGGAACACTTAGAAGGAGAAAAAACTGGTATCACAagtattctaataaaaaataaaagatgttGAAAGtcaatgaaaatacaaaatgtacatacagaactaaataaaattataccaGTTTTCAAATTAATGCCATGGATCTATGATTTTAGAAGGAATCTAAAAAATCATTCTATACCCCAATTAAATCAAACGTTATtgtggttttaaataaaaaagcaGTTTAAGAATCCacaatttctatattttacttatttgaaaaatcagcTTCCAATATGAAGCTATAAAATTCATTCGAGAAACGAATTTACTTcatcaaatattattcaaatctAAACATTGTGGGTTATGTTTGAAACTTCCCTCGTCTTCCAAAACCGCATGTGGAGAACAAATCCAAGGATCTTGGGTCTCCTTTTGCCATTTATGCAACTTTTCCTTTAACTCgttaaaaatttgttgttgaGAACTCTTTTTTGCAATATTATTAAGTTCTTCTGGATCATACTTCAAATCATACAATTCCCACTCTGGACGTTTGTAATATTCCTGTAAAGTTTTATACCAAAAAGTGTTTTCATTTGTCCtggttttattcaaaatatcctaaaaattaaaatatatttgccAAATGCATTTATTCATGcctatattaaaatattatttattatattaacacTGTATAGTTTTTCTGTTACTTCTAACAAAAGaaagttttatcatttttatgttATCTATTTCTTCAGCtctattataaaataactaGGATCTCAGCTGGTCTGCAAGGTAAGAAGCAAAAAAAGGTAACAAAAGAAAGTTTTactattttcatgtttattacGTTATTAGTGTCTCCTTATTCTCTCCATCTAATTTATCTTTTGATATCtgtattttatcttttacagTCTTTTTTATATCTCTATTTAATCTTGATAGCTCAACAATTTGATTTCCTATGAAATATATACCtcacttaacaataaattttatacgacttcggttttttgtgatttcacTAATGCCTTAGATTGTATTGATCATGAAATctttatatttaatacattaAGGTTTTTTTGTTCCCGCTAACTCCTCCTAGACTATTGACGTTAGAAAGTAAAGTGGGGTATCGCTGGAAAGGGTTAAGTCTCAGGGGTGGCCagaagcaatttttttatatctcggGGGTTCTCGAGATATGAGAGGTCAAAGGTCAGAAAATGGTACATTCTAAAccccaagaaaaaaattttgctacattaatttttcttttctttttattaaaatatgtaagACTCACGCCACGTGCGGCGCTAGTTCTTATTAATAAACTAAAGTATTATGGCATCTGATGTATTCCATTAAGATGGTTTGTATCTTACcttgaaaatggaaaacaatTGGTACGAGCTAATGGAAAAGTTTCAAGTAAATTGCCAGTTGACAATGGTGTACCTTAGCGTTCAGTtatatttttggtattcattaaTGATGTTACAGACTTATGAATTAATGGTAAATTTACTTTATTCGCAGATGACACCAGTGTAACCATGGGCAAAAATCTCTTTACTATTAAGTCTGACTCCAACGGTCTCTGTTTAAACATTGAGAAAActttaactttatcaaataaagGAGCTTTACCAGCTCTAAAACTCAACAGTGACTTAATACGATCCTCAAATTTAATCATGTTTCTTGATCTACATATTGACGGTGCCCTTGATTGGTCTATACATATAGAAAAcctgacaaaaaaattgaccTCTGCTTGCTTTGCCATTAAATCTGTACTTGAAAACCTCGATTTCGTACTGCTGTAACAACGTACTACTCGTTGTTCAAATTCAATCTTCACACATTTATGGTTTGAGTAGTAGAGCGCATTGCGAATTCAagtttaaaaaacacaaaatttcaactCTGTTCGCTTTAGTCTGTTATTTAGATTCTACATATTACCTTTATAGTTAACACATTGCTTTTGGTTTCCTTTTCTATGTGTCTTTCCCAAATCTATTCATTTCCTTTTTGACTTAATGATTTATAGTgatgattatatttattttcaacttacTTGGAATGTTGGAGACAAATATAAATCCTGGTCTATAGGAAAAGGTGAATAGTAATTTATATTATGTATAAGTTTGTATCTTTGTGTTCTAACCATTCGCATAGGGTAGTACATAGTAATTTCATGTAAATTATAACTTCCAAAAATAACTTCTTTTGATGTATCATCTGGTTCTaaaagaaaaatgcattttatgtataaaatatattaataaataaatgtacacTAAGTTGGTCATTATTCAAATGcaaaaaatagatttgaaatttttgttttccctTTATCCATTGACTGGAGGCTAAAAAGACATGGTCTTATCTGTAAGATCCATTATTTGGTACTAAATGATCTATTcttaattaattgagattttaaTAAGTGTGAAAATAAACTACATTCCAGCCAAAAATCAAACCTTGCTGGACAGATTGCACATCTCTccagaagtaaaaaaaaattaaaataaaaaagcagatagaaagtaaattttctattctcttttgataattgaaatgtaaaaagaatagaaatacATGAATTGCAATCAATTTTTGTTGCGTACAGTCAGTTACAGCCTTTCTCTTTccgtttgttttttcttctatgtTGTGGTGTCTTTTTGTGTAGGGGTTGGGTGCCCCATAGTTTCAACTAGTGGCATTCTGATCAATGAGTCTCGCCTAGCGAAGGGTTTTAGTTCCTCCATAAGTGAGTCATCtatatataatgtttttattaaaatttcagtcATTGTTACTCCAAAGAGTAGCATAGGAAATAAAGCGTCCCTAATAGTAGAGTATGGATATTACTAGAAGTCTAATCACAATCGCCCAGTTTTTGGAAGGTTATTGGTGACACAGTCACATCACTCGTTCGATACCGGTTTTGTTCAAGGTGTTTACTCCCCTAGCTAGAGTAATCGGGATTGCTTCACCCATACTTAGAAAGAATACCAATCCCCTGAGCATTACATGAATTTGAATCAAGTTTTCAATCGAAAATCCCCACTGGTCGACGTAAATCATGAAATAGATGTTATGCCTCTTCTGTTTTGCTAGGTGTAATAGGGAGAGAAGCCATATAGTCCAAGGGATACTTCTTTATGTACATTTGTTTCTAAAACTGATTAAAAAGGTAGTTACAACTTTTAAAGGGATAAATTGAAGAtttcttgttttaaaatatttactaaatgattttaattatgaGCACCTACCCACTCCCATACGAATAtcattatcaagaaaaaattatctcatatAATCAGGGCAAGTGAAACAGAATAAGAGATAATGCTAAAAAGACAATTCCAGTAGTAACAACTATGTTCGTATACTGgtaaaaaacatttcaactGATCATTATGCCCCCAAATAAACAGTGATATTTGAAATAGCATTCAGAGATTTTATTTTGCACCAGGATCTATagtgaaaattcaaatttattgtttaagTTGATTTATTACAGGAGttcaaaaattaatcataatagATTCGTTTGagattatttgaacaaaaaatgcaTTTGAAAGAATAGGAGTGGTAACCATGAGTTGTATAGAGAGAGTTGTAtgggaaaacaaatttttataaagtggATAGTGGATTACAATCATTTGCATACTACATACCTTTAACAAGAAGTGGAAGTAAACTTCTACCATATAAATGATCAAATTCTTCAACAGAATTAGTTTCTCCTTTAATTCCATACCAATCCAATAGTGTAGGGACAATATCTAATAAACTTGTTAAAGAATTTGTTACTTGACCTCGTCTTTCTTTATGAAGTGGGGATGAAATAAATAAAGGCTCTTGTATTCCAGAATCATACATATTTGTCCTTCCATTTGGAAAAGGTATGCCATTATCACTTGAATAAATGATCAGAGTGTTATCATAATGACCAGAGTTTTTTAATTCTTCGATGATTAAGCCAACACCTAAAAAAGGGATTGTGTTAATATACATCATGTTTTTAATACAGAAGATATATCAAAGCAACcagcaaaaattatatattattactaACATGTCCATGACATGGACCGTGAAGTCGATCTTATCAGATTATAATGGAAGAGTCTAAAATTTGGTGAGGCGCGAAAAATAACTAGGAAAGCGTTTGATACTGTTTTTCTACAAGTTCTTATCACAGCGgcgatttgtttataatatttttatttgtctgtttgtttactttctagaattattgagaaaatcCTTTCTAGTATAAATTCATGCAGATTCAGCAGCGAGAAGTCAGCATATGATTGAATGTCATAGTGAACGAAATAGTAACtggtgaatttaaataaattatacaagtAGTAAccagttaattattataaatagtaagTAGTTATTATGAATAGTGTCTAGAGtgagtgtgtaaataaattaagtaagagagtgtataaattcaccccaccattagaaatagtttaaataaagaAGAGGTGAAGTTGCTAAAGTTTTGTACTACCATGTCGCATTTaacttatttcaatttgtaaGTACCTTGATCAAGCCTTGAAATAGTTGTATATTGATTAGCAACATCCTTTCTAGCTTCCCAagtatttggaataaaataaggTAGTTCAAGCTCATCTGGTTGGTAAATAATTGGTTGCCAATCGGGGATATAACCCATACCTGGTTCGCCATTTCCAAACCGTTGACAAAATTCTCCATATTCGGGATTTGTATGACCGCAACGATGTGGGTCATGAAATgcaatatataaaaagaaaggactaaaaattaaaaataaagtatttgaattatttcctTGTCCACTAAATACGtacaatatgaaatattaaattatatttttttctttttgtgaaTATGCGATCCTGGGAAAGAAAACTCAACTGTATTAATGTAAAATGGCAATCTTGAGAGGTATTGATAATATGTTGGGGATTCAAAAAAAGACTTTGAAGTTTAGAATAATTGTAAATCACATTTACAATGTGAAGGCAGTGTTTATGGCAGTCCAGAATGGATTcacataattaaataattgaaataatttgttaatgtcTAAGAAATATTCTTAAAAGGTTTatgtttcattatttcattatcttcattctCCTTATcctaaattcaaaatatgcaGGTTTGAGTCCAGAGTTTTGCTCAGTGGGTTAGGATATAGTCCGGGGAACCTTTGGTCTGGTAGCctttaaaaaactgtttttaaatagaGTTGTTTTATCCCTTCAGAGAGTGCTATCTGTAGCTTTAGAAAAAATTACTACATAATTCTTAGGCTCAAAATTGTAAGCCTTGACATATTTCAAGttagttaatttatttaactagAAAGTAAGTACTGACATAGTCTCGTagtcaaaattattgtttgcacaaaatattattatgataCAGAATGTTCGGAAACTTTCTTGGAGTAACATTGTAACAAGACAAAAAAACCaatcaatatattaattttataggACTGCCTTTGACATTAGAATGAGATTCTAATTATACCTTgcaagatataaattatttgattttttttatagaacattattatattttttgactctGAAGGGTCCGGTACCATCATCCCCCAACCCGTAAACACGCCACTAAAAATATGGGCTACCCCTTTCTGTTCTCCACCAATTAAAAGTTAGTAATAAtgttataatattgaaaaaataattgaaatttaaacttACTCAgatgtatttaaaaatgttcTAGTCAACAATTTAATATGTGTGATATTCCGCCCCACCTGAAATATGGAATTATTCTCCTCAGTTTCTGCATAATCAAATGGATACACATTTTCTGGACCAACATGTTTCTTACCAATAATGCctagaatattaatttttattaaacatttaagAGTTATAAACATCTATGATTATAGAATATATGAaagttgttttcaaaatttagcaAACTCATTAAATGAGTAAACAATTTCCGTCTTTTTCACTCCTTTCTTTTGAAGTAAAGCTCTGTTTTTAAAAGGTAGAACTATTTGAGGATATTTTAATTATGGTAGTatatttgttgataattaaatctcgataacaataaaaataggtTCTCCAAAATTTATTAgcttaataaatgaaaaacttctTACCTGTTCTAATGccttgatttttcaaaatttttgttatactcttaactttattaaaagaattaaaattatgaacCCCTTGATGTAATCCATACATTCCATTCTGATGTGACGGCATTCCTGTAAGCAAAGCTGCTCGactgtaaattaaaaaaaacactgtaCAGATGCTAAAAAAGTCAAAGGATTTCATAGTTTGTGACCataacttttcaattaattcatatGCATTAACAGTCCagcatataaatatattttttaatttacatgTAGGTATAAATGCATTTTTGAAGGTTAGATGTATGGACATTGGTAGGTTTCACAATAATGGAAAAACGAGGCTCCAAACCTGTTCAATCGTTAACGAAAAAACTATGCATACTCAAAAATTCACTCACACcaaattaagttgaaattatGGAATGGTGTTTTGGAAGGTTAgattaaagtagaaaaaatcaGGAACTTGGTAGGTTTTCCAGTGTTAGTAATATGGGACTCCAAACTTGTTCCATCATTAAAGAAAAACATATGCATATTTAAACATTCACTTACACCCAAATAAGTGGAGCATTGAACTGATA is from Diorhabda sublineata isolate icDioSubl1.1 chromosome 1, icDioSubl1.1, whole genome shotgun sequence and encodes:
- the LOC130452475 gene encoding N-sulphoglucosamine sulphohydrolase encodes the protein MYLLLFFTIFICVDSSLTKALNAVVILADDGGFEMGTYRNKICQTPNLDKLAKESLIFNRAFTSVSSCSPSRAALLTGMPSHQNGMYGLHQGVHNFNSFNKVKSITKILKNQGIRTGIIGKKHVGPENVYPFDYAETEENNSIFQVGRNITHIKLLTRTFLNTSDPFFLYIAFHDPHRCGHTNPEYGEFCQRFGNGEPGMGYIPDWQPIIYQPDELELPYFIPNTWEARKDVANQYTTISRLDQGVGLIIEELKNSGHYDNTLIIYSSDNGIPFPNGRTNMYDSGIQEPLFISSPLHKERRGQVTNSLTSLLDIVPTLLDWYGIKGETNSVEEFDHLYGRSLLPLLVKEPDDTSKEVIFGSYNLHEITMYYPMRMVRTQRYKLIHNINYYSPFPIDQDLYLSPTFQDILNKTRTNENTFWYKTLQEYYKRPEWELYDLKYDPEELNNIAKKSSQQQIFNELKEKLHKWQKETQDPWICSPHAVLEDEGSFKHNPQCLDLNNI